In Lolium rigidum isolate FL_2022 chromosome 3, APGP_CSIRO_Lrig_0.1, whole genome shotgun sequence, the genomic window CAGACACAATCCGCACCCTCCGAGAAGAACTTAATGTAGTTAAGCAAGAATTGGCGACCCTGAAAGCAAACATGGCCATCATTGTCGAAAACCAAATGGAAAATAGGGTCAACGGCACCCTTCCTATCTTGATCCAGTCGATCGATGATTGGATTGCCGAAGGTCGACAAAGGCCACATCCCAAGTACCAAGGATCTACCGAGGCGTCTGGTTTTGCCGAGCTGTCATATCCTGCCGCGTCCGCATCACATGTGGCGTCAGATCCTGCTGAGCCTgctttgaaaaaaaaaaggatgGAAAAGACCTAAGAAAAAGGATTATGTCGGTTGacaaacaaaccgggttgtggacAAGATCTACACGAAATACCGGCAGTATCATGTGGCCAGTGAACCTATGTTATTGTTGGAGAAGTACCTAACGGTACCTGGTGATATGAAGAGTCTGCATGACCTCATTGTGAAAGAGAAAAGACGTCTTATTTGTATGGAATATCGAACATACCCGCTTTTTATCGTCAATGTTCCTAAGGGCTTGGACTTTGTCGATAAACACCCCGCTGACATGTTTTTCCTGAGATTTCAAAACATATTCTCCATATTTCACATGCATAGACTCCACTGAAACTTTGTTCGCCTATTTACGCTTGCTGAGGCCTACCAGGTCAGAAAAGAGCAAGAGTTATCCCCGAGCTTGGtgatagcggatccctactacctgTATAAGAgctacttggtcaactatgagaaCATACTCAATGCGATGTATTACATCGAAAATCTCTTCTTGGTGGATAAGGATAAAGAAACGTTTGGTCTTCCTTATTTTCCCAAGTAATTCACTTGCTAGCGCCACAAGATGCTTTCGTATATATTTCTTTCAATATGTTTGAGTTTAAAATATAATGGTATGTTTGAGATTGTGTTGCATAGAGATCAATATTGCACCATCATTGTTTTGTGGATCCAACACTCACACGCCGTGTATTTTGACTCGGGGAGTGTAAAACCGAAAAACCACACCAACATCAAGAACGTTTTGGATGATGCTCTCAACAGTTACTACTTAAAGGGTAACGATTTGAAAATAGAAGTAGTCATAAGAGGCACGCGTGTATTCCTCAAAACGGAGTTCCCCTGCGTGAAGCAACCAAAAGATAGCACGATGGAGGCATTCTACGCAATCCATCACATGTGTAAGTTTgtacgagatcatcggctactttAGACCCATTAGTCTTACAACATGGGTCAAGGACTTCGCAAACTGTAGCGAGGAAAATTTCAGATTCGAGTTGTATCGCATTTAGCATAAGCTTGGCCAATTCATTAGGAATGATGTCTGCAGTTCGGAGGGTGTTCTACTATGACCCTGTAAAACCAAGTCAGTGGCAGGAAGAGACCACCAGGACTTCACGACGTTTGATGGCCGCCCCGTGGAGAGTAGTCCGCACGTTAAAATGTGGTTTTTCCGACAGGTTTTAAGAGTTTAAGTTAAGACTATTCTCTTAGGAATAACGAATAAGCACTGCCAGTTTTTCTGGAGAGAAAAAATCCAAACAATGTTAAGCTGCCTTCCATGTGCCTGCCAGGAGAGCCTACCAGAGAGTATCCAAAAGAACTTCCATTGGAGCCTAGCCGTCCTCTGTTTGGGACGGAGAAACAGAGTTCCTCTGCACCTTTCCACAGCAAAGAAACAGAGTTCCTCTGTTGGGAACAGAGAAACATAAACTAGTTGCTCTGCACCTTTCCATGGCAAAGAAATAGAGTTCCTCTGTTTCATCACGGCTGGAACTCCTTGGCTTTGTCCGGGCCTCGGGGCCGGTAGGTGGCGATGTCGACCGTGTCGAGGAGCAGCGGCAGCAGCTCGTCCTGGATGCACTTGTAAATCTCTCCGCAGTGGGTTTGGACGATCTTGGCGAGGTTGAGGGCGTCCTGCTTGTCACGCAGGATCTTGTCCTCCTCCACCGGGTCCAGCGAGAACTCGGTGGCGAGCACCTTGGATAGGCGCTCGACGTGGCGTTCCAGCTGCTCCTGGTAGTCCTCGAACAGGACCTGCGCCATGGCCACCTTCCCCTGCTCCGTCTTGTGCACCTTGCCGTGGTAGTCGTCACCGAACATGTAGAAGGCAAAGACGTAGGACCTTGACAGCACCTGCCGCGACCGGAGCAGCTTCTGGTGCGCCTCCGTCAGCCAGGCGCCGTCCTGGAGCAGAGCGTGCTGTTGCAGGGTCTGCAACCACTTGGCCCGCTCCTCAACTGCCGGGCCCAGCTTCTCGTGCTCTACCTTGTACGAGTCGCCGTGGATCTTGAAGCGGTCGTAGAAGTGCGTGTAGCGGTGTAGGTGCCGCTTGGCGTCGtccaccttcttcttctccccctccACGAACCGGTTGCAGCTGTGGTTGTCTATGGAGGTCCATGTGTGCGCAGACCCCGTCGCGCCACCGCACAGCCAGCTGCATGCATACATAATTTCACATTCAGAAAACCGAGTGATCACGTACCGTACACCACCAATAAGCCTATCATTATACCAACTTACCATAGGTACTGGCCACATTTGCAGGTGACGAGGTTGCAGCCGCCCTCCTTGACGATGGGCTTATAGCACTTGGGGCAGTTCTTGGTGTTGGCAAGGATCCAGTTAACTGTCTCCGACTCGCCGTTGCACTTGACCTCCCACTGATCCCACATGGTGCATGGGCACGGCGAGTGCGCCTCCGCCGCGCAGGCGAAGCAGAAGCCCAAACCGCAGGGGCACTCCACCTCACAGTGCTGCTCGCTGCCGCCCACGCGGATCGCGCGCCCGCAATGCGGCACGCTGGGGCACCACTTGACGAAGTCGTTGTCCTCCAGGTAGGACTCGAGCAGGAAGCGGTCGAAGCGCCTGGCCGCGTCCGGGTACCGGCGGCCAAGGAGGCGCCGCACCACGGCCTCATCGCAGATGGCAGGGCACTTCAGCCCCATGCACCGGATCTGCTTCTTGCCGCTGTCGACCGAGGTTTTGAAGTACTCTGTCCAACCTGCAAAAATTATGAACACCACCATAAGGAATATGAATAACAGCGCATATATAAATAACAAAGATGATCTCCACCCGGCAACAAATTCTTATTGCTCCATTGCAAATCATGAATGGGCACCGTTTATCTAAGGGGACTAGATAGGTGCTCATCTTAGAGGGAAAATGTGTTGCATTCAAGACATTCAACTATTGCTTACATATCAAGAATTTTAAAATCATGAACAGCCATTTTTTCTACTCTAGGAGAACTAGCTCGATGCTTATTTTAGAGAAAAATAAAAGGGGCATTTCGGCCACTCAACTATTTGCTAACACACCTGAACTGTAAAATTAGACAATCTTAACCTTCAACTGCAAAGCCAGGTAGCAATACCCCCTCCAAACCATTCGAGTGAGGTTCTAACCATTTCAAACTGATTTTAGATTAAGTGGTGCCTACTTGTCTGCCATGTTACCTTCATACAATGAGAAGATAAAACTAGCAATAAAAATTTATAATATATAGTAATGATGTATTGgggaaagtgttcatactaattccAAAAATAAAACTATCCACTTTTCAAGTTCACTTTTCCAATAAATTTGAATTTCTTTGGATAAAAATGTTCAAAGAGCCCCGGAAATAGAAAATTTTGAATCTCTTGATATTTTCAAAAAAtggaaatgacaaacaaaattCATACTTTGGGTTCTGTTTGAAAATTTTGGATTTTGgtattttatatacactttatcctATTTCAAAAATAGTGTGCAACTTTAGGATGTACAAATACACGCAACTTTTTTGTACAATTTTTGGATTGATGATGCACAACTTAGTCAACTTAGAGACAACGGTATCTTAGGCTAGACATAGGAAATCCTTCAACAAAGTGGAACAACTGCATTTTCTGAGAAGAAGAAATTTTCTTGGCTAACTCGGAAAGGAATTATGTAGCAACCTTGGTATTGCTATGACACCATTTAGTATTGTACTTTAATACTTCTGAACTAATGAGCTGGATTTGTGATGTTCGTACATGACAACTGAATTGTGCATGTAGAGTGTGAAATCCTAGAACTGCCACCACTATAAACCAAAGAGCCCTAAATACTATCATGAAGATAATATTATAAACAGAGGAAAGAGACAAACTCACAGTCATTGCAGAAATAATGGCCACATTCCATGGTGGAAACGACGCTCATGGAAAATTCTTCAAAACACACCATGCAGTTCATCATTCTTGAGGGCGATGCCCTGCAGTTGTTATTCTCCTGAAGCACGACGCCTGCCTCCCTGAGCATGCGATCCCGCCCCTTCCTGTCGAAGTGGTCGCATATGCATTCCGTCTTCCACCGATGGTGAATGAGGAGAGCGCGCGCATGGTGCTGCTTTATGTTCAAAAGGTTCATCACCATGGACAAATCTTGTTGCTGTAGGTAGAGGAGAAGAAAAATTAGTAGTGTACTTTGCTCGTCGTACAATCTGAACTCCAAGATTTTGCCTATTTGAGTGACTCCAGTTACCTGTGCAGTGGAAAGAGATTCTTTTGTAATGGCCTGCGAAAACAGAGAGAATAGTGGTTCAGTAGTGCATCTTCTAATTCGGTAAACAGCTGGAataaatatagttattccaactaAAGGAAACTTCACAATAAAGTTGAGAACACTCAAAAGTATTACAGACAAACACGAACCCAGCAAACAATCGACAGCCCGGCGATTTTTTCTGGATACTCCAACAGAAATTTTGCATTAATTTGAAGAGAGGAAGTTCatgcaagacacggaaggagtTTGATGAGGTGGAGGCTCGTTTAAGAATTTCTCCAAAGTTTCAATATGTTGAGCAATCCGTCAGAAAAATTATACTACTAGTACGATTCCTGCGATccaaaggacttttaaaacaaaaaaatataatAAAATGTATAAAAAAAATCCTATAGGAAATCCTTTGACCAAAAGGGATCGaagtatgtatgtgtgtttcgatTATAGGTAGAGAGCATATGTGGTTTggaataaacaaagtaaaatgtGCTGAACTGAATTTCTTACTGCTAAGATGAATAATCAAACCAAGCTACGCTACACGACAGAGAGAACCCAACCAAGTCTCGATAACCAGCATCGCGTTCTAATTCAACAACCAGTCGGCTTAATTAAATCATCATAAGTTCATAACATAACCGCAAGCAGATCTGGCAAAGATTCCGGAATCCAGCTGACACCAAACTCGCCAATGCAATTCCGAAACCAAACCATGGCTCAACGGCCTTAGCATCAATCGCGCAGATTATACCAAGAACATAACAGAAATTCCGTGCTGCAGACCCTAACTTGATTTGATCAGGCGATAACCGACGGCAACATTGGACTCGTTCGACGGGTTACTCTCTTACCCAGCAATCCACGGGGCGATCCGGCGCCGGCGTGTCCTCCTCCACCAGagcgtcctcgtcggcctccatCGCGACGTCGTCCTCGTCGTAGTAATCGTAGTCGGAGTCGTAGCCGTAGCACTCATCGTCGCTGGCCATGGCGGGCAGTCCGCCGGGGCACCGGCGAGTTTTGGGTTTGGTCACGCGGCGCGCGCGAGGGATGGCGGCGAGGGCAGACCTGACTGAGGAGCGAGGGTTTCAAGGCCGCGGGCGGGGCTTAGTAGCTATGATCCGGTTTGAGTAGTAATCAGATAACGAGGGGGTTTGTTGCCCCGATGATTACGGGTTCGATACGGACTCTTTATGATTCGTCCGGCAGTAAGAGTCAAATCAAATTTTACAAaatttgatcaaatatttagCAAAATATATGTCATGTAGGATTCATTGTAGCATTAAAATTATCATAAAGTACTCCCCATGTCGCGAAACATGCcgaatacatccaaattttgataaaccTTCGATATATATTTCTTGGAACGGAGagttatttttatattatatatatatttggTATTATAAATTTTAATACAGAGTATATTTTTTTAATTCTAGTTCAAATTTTGTAACTTTGACTAAATCTAGAATGCGAGGTAATTGTGGATGaaaagagttttttttttaacACCGGAATCAGTTGGTGCACTTTTGTAACTGTTTTTTTCTGCATGTGGACTTTTATAACTGAGAAGGTAACATAGATATTTCTTCTTGTATTAGGGAGACCGATTATGCTAATTCTCATTTACCCAAGAACGCTCATATCGTTATGGGCGAGCTACCCAGCTTCCGCTGTAACAGAACCAGTCCTATACTTGACCTGGAATATGGTGCTTTTGGAACAAAAACATGTATCTGTGTAACTTGGTGAAAAACAAAAAAGCTAGCCAAGCACCCAGAGTCcatataaatataaatatatatatgagGTTCAACCAGGCGAGGTTAACAGCAATATCACTCCAAGGTTTATGGGATATGCACTGAACCAGCAGTTGCTTTTATCCCATCCGAAATGCAATTCTAGAACTACGCTTTGTACAGACACCACAAGTGCCTGGATAGATCCCTAGGAGCTTCACTTGCAAACAAATctattctactccctccggtccataataAGTGCAGGGAGTACTTTACTTAGGTTAGGGCCTTCTTAACCTCAGATCAGCCTGAACCATTTCCTGTACGTGCACATGTGCATCAATGTATGTCAGGACGGTTTTTCACTCTTTAGCTGCTGCCACACTGACTGTCCGGCTTGTGCAGCAGCCAAGTGGTACCCGTCAGTGCGTCACACCGAGAACAGCTTGGCTTTTACAGGGCCATCCGGCGTGTACATGGCGATGTCCATGGGTTCCACGAGCAGCGGCAGCAGCTCGTCCTGAATGCAATGGTACATCTCCCCACAGAGTGTTTCAAGGATCTTGGCCAGGTTGACCACCTCCTGCTTCATCTGCACAATCTTGTCGTCGGGTAGCCCTGGGATATCCGTCACGAGCACCTTTGACAGCTGCTCCACGTGGCGCTCCAGCTGCTCCTGCTGGTTCTCAAACAGATTCTGCGCCGGAGCCAAGCTGCGCTTATCTGCCGGGTCTGTCCGCAGCTCGCCGCCAAACATGTAATAGGCAAATGCATATGATCGTGACACCACCTGCCGTGACCACAGCAGACGCTGGTGCGCATCGATGAGCCAGTCACCGTCCCTGATCATCCTTGGTCGCAGGCAATTCGACTCCAACTGTTTCACTTGTTCTTTGATGGCAGGCCCCAGCTTCTGCTCATGCTCCTTGTATGAATCCTCATGGATCTTGAACCGGTTGCAGTAGTGCGTGTACCGCTCTAGCTGCCGCCTGCCGGTATCCACATTCTCGTTGCTCTCCTTGAAGCGGTTGCAGCTGTGGCCCTCGATGCTTGTCCATGTGTGTGAGGACCCTGTGGGTCCACCACATAGGTAGCTACATTCATAAGAAACTAGTGTCAAAAGTAATAATTGGTTTTAGTCAGGAAGAGCAAATATTCCATTACTATATGTTGcactttgaattttgaaaaacAATAATTGGCATTCCATTATTATATGTCGCACTTCGAATTTTCAAAAAATGTGATATAAATCATGGACATTGGTTATGTTGTATGTTGTGCACTCGCAAAattttgtctcaaaatatgacccTATGTGACCTGTgcaaaaaagaaaacataagtggattttttggatgaaactttacATGTGCACAAGATACAGCACCAACTAGGTCCATTATTTATTttacatttttttaaaacttgGAAGAGCTCTCATACAAAATGGCATGCACCCGCTACAGCAGGTAACATAAAAACATTCCTCCAAGAGCTTGTGGTTTGGACATGTGAGCCACTGCAATAAGCATGGACAAGAATAATAGAGCATAAATTATCCCCAAGACACATTTGCAGTTTGCAAATTGCTGATGCGCAGTTCagctcacatgttttcaccaaaagATGATATATTTCTCAACTTGTACGCCCACCTGCCAGTACCATAAATGTAAAAAGAGCTTACCACAGATACTGGCCACAGTGACACTTGACCAGGTTGCAGCCATCATGCTTCTGAATCGGCTTGAAGCATTTGGGGCAGCTCTTGGTGTTTTTAACGATCCACTTGATGTTCTCTGATTCGCCGTGGTTCTTGACACTCCATTTCTTCCATATGGTACACGGGCATGGTGAGTGTGCCTGCTCCATGCAGTTGAAGCAGAAACTGACACCGCAGGGGCACTTCACCTCGCAGTCAGTATCACGAGTACCAACACGAATCGCACGGCCACAGTGTGGGACGCTGGGGCACCACTTCACGAAGTCATTGTTCTCAAGATAAGACTCGAGCAGGAAGCGATCAAAGCGCTTGGCTGCATCAGGGTACTTCTGGCCAAGGAGGTGCCGCACAATGCCCTCCTCGCAGATGGCAAAGCAGTTCACCTCCATGCAACGAATCTGCTTCTTGCCACTGTCTACGGCTGCATAGAAGTGCTCCGTCCAACCTGAACAAAGATTTAAAGCCATGGTAAGAAAATATACATGTTTTTTTGCAAACAAAAGTCTTTCGGTGCATTTTTTCTGAAAGCTTAGGAAGTTGGatgatatattaacttgatgaatGCTAACAAGTAAAATCAAATAGGCATTCAAATAATGTTGTTTTTTCACATCCATGCTACTTACATCGACTGTGCTCTTGTACTTGCCCTTACTTTTCGTAAATTATGCTTTTGCCACCATGTTGGTTTTCTAAGATAATGTGGTTCAAGAAGACCAAAATGCCTACATGACACGTAACTTGTATCTCCACACCCTTCTTTTCTGCCATGGCAAGGGCCAAGATACAAAGACGTTCCAACGGAGGAAGACATGGTAACATTGCCATGTTTTGAAAGAAGCTGACATGGTTGATCTGGTCAAACCGCAATGACCACACAGTCACTAGCCAAAATGGCGGAAACAAGAAACATTCTGGTGTTATAACAGCAAAACTAGCATGCAAAAAGAAAGTAAGGGCAAACTCCAAGACAGGGTTGCTGCTAGAGGGACAATTGAAAAAGATCATTGTACATATCAGAATAACTGCATAACTTGAAATAACGGTACAATCAGAAGACAAGTGCTGAGGGACAGTTGCGAACTCACAGTTATTGCAGAAGCAATGTCCACAATCCATAGTTAATACATCAGTCAGGGACAAGTCATCCTCAAAGCACACATTGCATTTGGAACTTGTGGAGGGTGTTGTGTTGCACTTCTCCTGCAGCACAATGTCTGCTTCTCTGAGCATGCAGTCTCGCCCCTTCCTGTCAAAATAGTCATAGATGCGATCTATCTTCCACTGGTGGAAGATAAAGAGAGCACGGGCGTGGTGCTGCTTTATGTTGAGCAAATTCATCACCGTCGACAAGTCTTCTTGCTGTACGTAGAGTAGATAAAGAAAGCTGTCAGTGAAGCACAAATATGGGCAGGACAGGCAGAACCTAACCTATGTTATCATAAGAAATGGCCAGCACAGCATGTTACCTGTGCAGCAGAAAGGGAGTCTTCTGTAATGGCCTACAATAACAGGTATATATGTCAAGATCTTAAAGACTTGAACAACCAAAAGGACAAGAATCTACTTTAAAAATATATTACATACTATATCCTAGTGCAGGCATAAATCCCAGAAAATGCAAAATACGTTGTACAAATGATTATAGACAAGATTACTTTGAGTAAACCATGAATATTTTACTGTAAAGACCAAATCATTGGTAACAGACAGGAACTGAAGTTATACCATAGGTGATGCCTTGACTTTGCACTTTTACCTTAACTTGTACGGTAAATAAAGTtaaatttataaaaaaaaaatacattgaaAAAGGAAAGCAGTGCATGCCATACTAGCTTCTTCTACTGAATGAAGAATTGAAGAAGTTATACCTTACTTGTATGGTGCTTAAAGTCATACTATTTAGTAAGCAGAGCTATAGATTCAATAAGGGAAGCTGTGCATGCCACACTAGCTTGTTCAACATAAAATGCAATTTATAGTTTTAGTAAATGACATTTCTCATATAACACAAGTATTAAGCAACTCCACACGCTTCAGACGAATGAATGAATTCTACTGTAGAACGACCATTATTTTGGGCGAAATTGAGGAGTTGCAGGAAAATGATTAAACCTTCTGCAGCCAAGATGGTGACTGAATTGAGGCTCAAACCAATATATGTATGTGGTTTCAAACTCAGTCCTGCCACTGACAATACTGTTTCTCTGATTACATTGGGATTCTGCATCAGTCAGCATTAACTGGCACAAACCCCATCCCGTCGGAAGCCGATCTAGTAAGGAACCGAAGAGACCTGACCGACGGCTAGCGCATTGCTGAAAGGAGAAAGCAGAGACCCGCCCAGAGCAGAACTAGAAAGAAAAGGGGCCGCAAAATTTGGGCGAAGGACTGGGAGCTCGAATCCCGCCGATCTCGGCGAGGCGGAGGCCCCAATAGCCCGCAAGCGCACGCAGACCAGCGGAACAGGGCGTGCTGGCGGAGGTACTCACCCAGCAATCGGCGCGGCGCTCCCGCGGCGGCGGGTCGTCCTCGGCCAGGCCGAGGTCGTCCTCGTCCGCCTCCAGCGCTAGGCCGCCCcagtccgccgcctcctcctcctccccttcgtcttcgccgtcgccgtcgtcgtcgtcgtcgtagtaGTAGAACTCGTCGTCGCTGGGCATGGTGGCGGGAGGCTGATCGCGCGCGGCGGGGAGGGGAGAAAGGGGATGAGGGTTTTTCCGGAAAGGCTTCGGCCTTCGGGGGAAGGTTTGGTTTGGCACCTCCCGAAGGCTTCTTCCGTGTCGTGCTTTTTTCTGCTGCGATTTGGCtggttgttagagcatctccactagtctccccgagaagcccccacgaccactttttttcatccggacggcgaaaaacggcccagtcaggcccccggttccttgttttggtccggatttgagcctattttcgtccggactccccatgccatcctcggtttcccgggggtctcccggggactccggatgaagctaaaccaaccgcccacgctcacgtgtctcctctttcgtccggattccccgagtcatcctctttttccccgagaaacgccgcttggggagcacacgactgggaaactactccttccCACGTCAAATCtttctccaatccggacgaaaatttcgccggatttgggcgtggggagtgccaacgagtggggatgctcttaagcTCAAATCCATCAACGTGGGGTTTAAAGGCTCACACTTTCCAGGAAGCTAAAAAGGCCACTCGAAGGTCGAACCGAGAGGGGAGGTTGGTTTCTGCTCCGAGTTAGGACTTCATACTGTAGCTTTTTTTAAGATGGTAGAAGTATTTTTTATAAAgaccatatattaatatcgcgaagataccaattatatTTGGCTATGCAACAATATTATGAtctaatggcataaaggatgcacacaactaaataaaatttaaaaaaaaggtcccgctacagagatccataacttgaaacaacaacactgacaccaccaagacaacatcgGAAGCTCAGCTTCTCTATAAGCGAcctctccaagaaggaaacagtgcacaaacgttcgatcatagatcttaggttttcaccctaaagaaaCCTATCTCTCTTAAaataatgtcttcaacaagagCATTGCCAGgaacaaccaattaagaccagaccttggattttcaccctgaaagataagactctgaacttatCCAGTGCAGTCGTCCCCACATACCAGTCGTTGTTacaagtcacgaatcaccaagccaattccacctcagcaccaagatccgaccatcatAGCTATTCCATCTATCTcggcttgatgaccttctccgctagcaccatggaaagaaaacgagctaAATGGTATTAACCGCCAGTAGAGCTTCGAAACGCTCCCTCTTAAACCAAACGACCAGATAAAAAAACATGGACGCGCACGACCGAAACCATCCAATCCAGCAATCTCCATGCATtaatcgcacaatgaatttcgccgtcAGGGCCTTCCGGAGCACGACAATCCACCTAGACTGGTTGGAACAAGCATCCGACAGATCTTCAAACTTGGTCCGAGAAGAATAATAGAaccgccacctttattcttcGACGCGGATGAACATGCCCCCATGCCGCCATCCGCCGCCCAACGACGACGAAGGAGGTACGCCTCGCTAATTAAGTCGTCGCCGCCAAGCCCATGGCGGTTGCATAGAAGAAGACTCGGCAGCAGGTTGTGATCCCCGGTCAGGAACCCAACGATGTTGTCCATGGTTGCTCGAATGAAAGGGCCAAAGCCGTCCTCGCGACAGAGCGTAGAAGACGAAGCAGAACGACCAGGCCCTCTAGGCCCAGACCAggcccacgccgtcgccgcccaacCGTAGGCGTCTCGCATCCCGTCGCCTTGTTGCCTCCTCCTTCGCACTAAGCCCGCCCGCCACCGCACCTCCGCGCTCAAATGCGTCGTCATACGTGCCGCTTCCACTGTCCTCCATCGTTTGGCGGGTCGGGTGCCGCCAGCGCCGGCGACGacagcggtgatacgtctcaaacgtatctataatttcttatgttccatgctacttttattacaatacttgaatgttttatacatactttacaacattattatacattttcctgcactaacttattaacaagatgccgaagtgccagttgcggttttctgctgtttttggtttcagaaatcctagtaaggaaatattctcggaattggacgaaatcaacgcccaggggcctatttttacacgaagcttccagaagaccgaaagggagacgaagtggggccacgaggtggccagacaccggggcggcgcggcccaggccctggccgcgccggcctgttgtgtgggcccctcgtgccgccacttgacccacccttccgcctacagatagccttcgtcgcgaaaccccctgtaccgagagccacgatacggaaaaccttccagagacgccgccgtcgcgaatcccatctcgggggattcaggagatcgcctccggcaccctgccggagaggggaatcatcaccggaggggctctacatcatcatgcccgccttcggattgatgcgtgagtagttcatccttggactatgggtcc contains:
- the LOC124699477 gene encoding probable E3 ubiquitin-protein ligase ARI1 isoform X2, whose translation is MNLLNIKQHHARALFIFHQWKIDRIYDYFDRKGRDCMLREADIVLQEKCNTTPSTSSKCNVCFEDDLSLTDVLTMDCGHCFCNNCWTEHFYAAVDSGKKQIRCMEVNCFAICEEGIVRHLLGQKYPDAAKRFDRFLLESYLENNDFVKWCPSVPHCGRAIRVGTRDTDCEVKCPCGVSFCFNCMEQAHSPCPCTIWKKWSVKNHGESENIKWIVKNTKSCPKCFKPIQKHDGCNLVKCHCGQYLCYLCGGPTGSSHTWTSIEGHSCNRFKESNENVDTGRRQLERYTHYCNRFKIHEDSYKEHEQKLGPAIKEQVKQLESNCLRPRMIRDGDWLIDAHQRLLWSRQVVSRSYAFAYYMFGGELRTDPADKRSLAPAQNLFENQQEQLERHVEQLSKVLVTDIPGLPDDKIVQMKQEVVNLAKILETLCGEMYHCIQDELLPLLVEPMDIAMYTPDGPVKAKLFSV
- the LOC124696507 gene encoding probable E3 ubiquitin-protein ligase ARI2 produces the protein MASDDECYGYDSDYDYYDEDDVAMEADEDALVEEDTPAPDRPVDCWAITKESLSTAQQQDLSMVMNLLNIKQHHARALLIHHRWKTECICDHFDRKGRDRMLREAGVVLQENNNCRASPSRMMNCMVCFEEFSMSVVSTMECGHYFCNDCWTEYFKTSVDSGKKQIRCMGLKCPAICDEAVVRRLLGRRYPDAARRFDRFLLESYLEDNDFVKWCPSVPHCGRAIRVGGSEQHCEVECPCGLGFCFACAAEAHSPCPCTMWDQWEVKCNGESETVNWILANTKNCPKCYKPIVKEGGCNLVTCKCGQYLCWLCGGATGSAHTWTSIDNHSCNRFVEGEKKKVDDAKRHLHRYTHFYDRFKIHGDSYKVEHEKLGPAVEERAKWLQTLQQHALLQDGAWLTEAHQKLLRSRQVLSRSYVFAFYMFGDDYHGKVHKTEQGKVAMAQVLFEDYQEQLERHVERLSKVLATEFSLDPVEEDKILRDKQDALNLAKIVQTHCGEIYKCIQDELLPLLLDTVDIATYRPRGPDKAKEFQP
- the LOC124699477 gene encoding probable E3 ubiquitin-protein ligase ARI1 isoform X1; the protein is MPSDDEFYYYDDDDDGDGEDEGEEEEAADWGGLALEADEDDLGLAEDDPPPRERRADCWAITEDSLSAAQQEDLSTVMNLLNIKQHHARALFIFHQWKIDRIYDYFDRKGRDCMLREADIVLQEKCNTTPSTSSKCNVCFEDDLSLTDVLTMDCGHCFCNNCWTEHFYAAVDSGKKQIRCMEVNCFAICEEGIVRHLLGQKYPDAAKRFDRFLLESYLENNDFVKWCPSVPHCGRAIRVGTRDTDCEVKCPCGVSFCFNCMEQAHSPCPCTIWKKWSVKNHGESENIKWIVKNTKSCPKCFKPIQKHDGCNLVKCHCGQYLCYLCGGPTGSSHTWTSIEGHSCNRFKESNENVDTGRRQLERYTHYCNRFKIHEDSYKEHEQKLGPAIKEQVKQLESNCLRPRMIRDGDWLIDAHQRLLWSRQVVSRSYAFAYYMFGGELRTDPADKRSLAPAQNLFENQQEQLERHVEQLSKVLVTDIPGLPDDKIVQMKQEVVNLAKILETLCGEMYHCIQDELLPLLVEPMDIAMYTPDGPVKAKLFSV